The Vitis riparia cultivar Riparia Gloire de Montpellier isolate 1030 chromosome 3, EGFV_Vit.rip_1.0, whole genome shotgun sequence genome segment TTCAGGTATGAAATTGGAATCACAAATCTCTTCTTTTGAGTTTCTCCAACGTAGACAGGAACATAGCCTTTGGGCACATTTGTGGGCTCTGGAGATGGAAGAATGCGTCTCAGGATCTGCTTGGCAGGAATAATCCTCTGAAAACGGATAGCCATGAGTTTCAAACTTAGTTCTTCAAACCAAAGTGGTTGAGAGAAATGGATTTCTAGATGTTTGGGAAGCAAGAAAAGCTTTGATACCTGGTTGCTATGGCCATAGAATAGATGTATTTATAGAACAAATGCAATAAGGCCAGTTTTCTCAAATGCAATGAATGGTGGAAAGACAATTGCAATGAGGGTCCCTTAAAGAAGATATATCACAGGTCAGCACATGGTCTTGCCTCTGATGCTTTCATGTATTTGTTGGTACGTCTTGGCCTACCATTTAACAGAACAAACAGCATAGCCCTACCCAAAATTATCATCATTGTATTGCATCCCACTGATTATAATGTATCGAACTGATCATGTCGACAAAAAcataacttgaaggactaaaaTGCAGACCAGACTTCTCATATTAATGGACAAAATGCTACAAACTATAGCAGATCACAAGTACCAGATGTGTTATAGGTTATGACAGTACCAAATATAAGAGCAGACAAGTTATCTT includes the following:
- the LOC117911270 gene encoding auxin-responsive protein SAUR21-like yields the protein MAIRFQRIIPAKQILRRILPSPEPTNVPKGYVPVYVGETQKKRFVIPISYLKHPSFQNLLSQAEEEFGFDHPLGGLTIPCREEAFINLTCGLNCS